One part of the Streptomyces ferrugineus genome encodes these proteins:
- a CDS encoding histone-like nucleoid-structuring protein Lsr2 — MAQKVQVLLVDDLDGGEADETVTFALDGKTYEIDLTTSNADKLRGLLEPYVKGGRRTGGRASGGRGKARAASGGSQDTAQIRAWAKENGYEVNDRGRVPASIREAYEKANA; from the coding sequence GTGGCACAGAAGGTTCAGGTCCTTCTTGTCGACGACCTCGACGGCGGCGAGGCGGACGAGACCGTGACGTTCGCGCTGGACGGCAAGACGTACGAGATCGATCTCACGACTTCCAATGCGGACAAGCTCCGTGGCCTTCTCGAGCCTTACGTGAAGGGCGGTCGTCGTACCGGAGGTCGCGCTTCGGGTGGGCGCGGAAAGGCTCGCGCCGCTTCCGGTGGCAGCCAGGACACCGCGCAGATCCGCGCTTGGGCCAAGGAGAACGGCTACGAGGTCAACGACCGCGGCCGCGTTCCGGCGTCCATTCGCGAGGCTTACGAGAAGGCCAACGCCTGA
- a CDS encoding amino-acid N-acetyltransferase, whose amino-acid sequence MSAESHSAETPSVESPEVTAKAITVRRARTSDVAAVRRLLDEYVRRRILLDKATVTLYEDIQEFWVAERDDNGEVVGCGALHVMWEDLAEVRTLAVKPGLKGAGVGHQLLEKLLHTARWLGVRRVFCLTFEVDFFGKHGFVEIGETPVDTDVYAELLRSYDEGVAEFLGLERVKPNTLGNSRMLLHL is encoded by the coding sequence ATGTCAGCAGAGAGCCACTCCGCCGAGACCCCCTCGGTGGAGAGCCCAGAAGTCACCGCAAAAGCCATCACCGTCCGACGGGCCCGTACCAGCGATGTCGCGGCGGTGCGTCGTCTCCTTGACGAGTACGTCCGCCGTCGCATCCTGCTCGACAAAGCCACGGTGACGCTTTACGAGGACATCCAGGAGTTCTGGGTCGCGGAACGGGACGACAACGGCGAGGTCGTCGGCTGCGGCGCCCTGCACGTGATGTGGGAAGACCTCGCGGAAGTGCGCACTCTCGCGGTGAAGCCCGGCCTGAAGGGCGCCGGCGTCGGACACCAGTTGCTGGAGAAGTTGCTGCACACCGCACGCTGGCTCGGCGTTCGACGAGTTTTCTGTCTGACCTTCGAAGTGGACTTCTTCGGCAAGCACGGCTTCGTCGAGATCGGCGAGACACCGGTCGACACCGATGTCTACGCGGAGCTGCTGCGTTCCTATGACGAGGGCGTGGCTGAGTTCCTCGGTCTCGAACGAGTGAAACCGAACACCTTGGGCAACAGCCGGATGCTTCTGCATCTGTGA
- a CDS encoding SCO3374 family protein — MVGTRSTVTTHLSADLAAIPLPRRPLDPSDQIRRWYENELGWPVVPAPPGSALSLLLGRRFDVLDVPAEAGRAALRRLTPHSPVAVRGDRMRLLVAAGAADEVPGVLRWLEWGDLPLDLRTLGAGDLMEAPVPPGHGPLEAVGAPVVVRRPVDPAAWGAVRRSEPVGLGVVRPLTLGRCAAVQGAAVWLRPPEPGGEVEASLPTLSALGGGGGAPDLVRVLDTVATQCHRLRLRRACARPPACP; from the coding sequence ATGGTCGGCACCCGCTCCACGGTCACCACCCACCTCTCTGCGGACCTCGCCGCGATCCCTCTCCCCCGTCGGCCGCTCGATCCGAGCGATCAGATCCGCCGTTGGTACGAGAACGAACTGGGCTGGCCGGTGGTGCCCGCGCCCCCCGGATCCGCGCTGAGCCTGCTCCTGGGCCGGCGCTTCGACGTCCTGGACGTCCCGGCCGAGGCCGGCCGCGCGGCGCTGCGCCGTCTGACCCCGCACTCCCCGGTGGCCGTCCGGGGCGACCGGATGCGACTGCTCGTCGCGGCGGGCGCCGCGGACGAGGTGCCGGGGGTGCTGCGCTGGCTGGAGTGGGGGGATCTGCCCCTGGATCTGAGGACGCTCGGTGCGGGCGACCTCATGGAGGCGCCGGTGCCTCCGGGACACGGGCCGCTGGAGGCTGTGGGGGCGCCGGTGGTCGTACGGCGCCCCGTCGATCCGGCTGCCTGGGGGGCCGTACGGCGTTCCGAGCCGGTGGGGCTCGGTGTCGTACGGCCTCTCACCCTGGGCCGCTGTGCTGCCGTGCAGGGGGCCGCCGTGTGGCTGCGGCCCCCCGAGCCTGGGGGCGAGGTCGAGGCCTCGCTGCCGACCTTGTCGGCCCTCGGGGGCGGTGGGGGCGCCCCCGATCTCGTGCGGGTCCTGGACACGGTGGCAACGCAGTGCCACCGCCTGCGGCTGCGGCGCGCGTGCGCCCGGCCGCCGGCCTGTCCATAA
- a CDS encoding BlaI/MecI/CopY family transcriptional regulator yields the protein MTRVWKWNRPVTVREVLEDLQQERSIAYTTVMTVLDNLHQKGWVRREAEGRAYRYEAVSTRAAYAAALMNDAWSQSDNPAAALVAFFGMMSEEQRRALRDAVRIVQGPETPAAAERPDTRSSDTSTDSDNGADTSGTDTEAAPQTQGRQTRGTQTRRSQTRRPQTPDTPLENPGSAQDPDGR from the coding sequence ATGACGCGGGTGTGGAAGTGGAACCGCCCGGTGACCGTTCGAGAAGTCCTGGAAGATCTCCAGCAGGAACGGTCCATCGCGTACACCACGGTGATGACCGTTCTGGACAATCTCCACCAGAAGGGCTGGGTGCGCCGCGAAGCGGAAGGCCGGGCCTATCGATATGAGGCGGTCTCCACACGGGCCGCCTACGCCGCCGCCCTGATGAACGACGCCTGGTCGCAGAGCGACAACCCCGCCGCCGCGCTGGTCGCCTTCTTCGGCATGATGAGCGAGGAACAGCGCCGGGCGCTGCGGGACGCCGTACGCATCGTCCAGGGTCCGGAAACCCCCGCAGCCGCGGAACGCCCCGATACCCGCAGCAGCGATACCAGCACCGATAGCGACAACGGCGCCGATACCAGCGGTACGGATACCGAGGCCGCCCCCCAAACCCAAGGCCGTCAAACCCGAGGCACCCAAACCCGTCGCAGCCAAACTCGGCGCCCCCAAACCCCGGATACCCCCCTCGAGAACCCCGGCTCCGCACAGGACCCCGACGGGCGATAG